Below is a window of Candidatus Poribacteria bacterium DNA.
TTCCGCCGAGTCGAGCCCGAACAGCAGGGCGTCGATGTGTTCCGAGTCGATGGCGGCAGCGCCGGGAGCCGTCATCTTCCAGGTCGTCGTCACGTCGTCGCGCTGGGCGGTGAAGGAGTACTTGCCTGTCGTGTTTTCGACGTCGATCCGCGTCGCCTCGGTACGCTGGATGTCCGTCAATCGCCGGTCGCGCCAGTCGAACGCGCTCTTGGGAACCGATTCGAGGAAGTCGGGCGAAGCCGTGTAGACCGATCCTCTCCCTTCGACGCTGAGAACGATGCGCCCCTCCTGTGTGAGCACGTCGTTGACGCGGAGCCCGACGGCCTTACCGCTCTTGAGCTCGACCTCGATGACGAGAGGAGCCGGGTCGAGACCGAACGGCGACAGGTCGGTCACGTCGTCCGCCAGGAACACGCTGACGCCGATCGCCGCGAGTGTCTCCAGAGCCGCGTCGACGCGCTTCTCGTTCGCCGGAGCGGGGGACGGTTCGGTGAGCCGCCAGGCGTCCTCGTTCCGCTCCGCCGCCATCGTCTTCGTCCCTCTCGTCACGCGCACACGGGAGACATCTTCCGGCCGAAACCGGGCGACGAGCCGATCTCGCAGATCGTCCGCCGATTTCGGCAGCAGGTTGAGCGCCGACGACTCGACGACGAGAACGCGATCCGCCCCCTGCACCTTCACGTATGCCGAGTAGTTGACGCCGGTATTCCCAAAGAGGAGCGTCGCCGACTTGGCAGCGGTCTTCAGCGTCAGCGTCGCTTGGGGATGGTCGAGCCCGTATTCGGCGTCGGAGCCCTGCACCTCCTTGCGAACCGTCCGTTCGAGGATGCGCAACAGCGCGTCGATGCGGTCCGTGTCCGCCCTGCCCGATCGCGGAGCCGTCAGGACCCACTCGTCGTCTTTCCGCTCCGCGCCGACGGAGCCTTGATGCGCGTCCGACCACCGCAGTCCCAAGCCCGTCACATCCGCCGCCGCGATCTCCAGGAGTGCGCTCAGTTCAGGCGAGGAGGGATCCTTGCCATCATCCGACGGCGGCGTGCGCAGGAACGCGATGACGAGTCCGAGCAGGACGACGAGCAGAGCGCCCGCTATGAGGAGGGTCCGGCGTACGTTCACCGTCAGCGCCGCCTGATCCAGACGATGACTCCCAGCGCCGACACGAGGATCGGCACCAGAAACCAGGTCACGGTGAGGAACGCGAGGGCTTCAGCGCGCGTCACGACTGGCTTGAGCTGCCGCTGGCTGGGGTCCTTCGCCGGAATGGCGATGAGGTCTTCTTGAAGGGTGAGCCAGTTGACGGCATTCAGGAGGAGGTCCGCGCCGCCTGTCGGAGCGACGGCGTTCGAGGCGAAGTCCGAATCGCCGAACACGACGATCCTGCCATCCGTGCCGGAGCCCGACTGCTTCGTCAGGGCGACTCCCATCGACACGGGAGCCGGCACGTCGGCTCCGTCCTTCCTCGGCGGGAAGGTCATCAGGTCGGATTCCGCCCAGGACGCGAGCTCGTTGTCCGTCGTCTCGATGAGGCGCGATGCCTCCCATCCGGCGGGCATCGGTTCCAGCGGCGTCACGCTGGACGAGCCGACGAACGGAATGATGTACTGCCGGATCGACGTTGTGATGGCGTGCGACTGCATCTGGGCGATGGGGTTCTCGAAGCTCTGGTAGAACGCGGACAGATCGACGACGAGGTCGTTCCCGACGGTCACGCCCTTGCCGGAGAGCCATTCGCCAAGGGCCGCCTGGTCCGTCGTCGGCGGATCGAACAAGGCGAGGACGCGTCCACCGTGTTCGATGTAGGCGTCGAGCGCCTGGATCTCTCCCGGCTCGAACGCGAGGCGCGGGCCCGCGATCACGACGGCGCTCGCGTCTGCCGGAACCGCCATCGGGTTCGTGGCGCGCAGGGCGAGTTTGGCGAGCTCGTAGTTCTGCCTCCTGAGCGTCTCGGCGGCGTCAGAATAGCCGTTGCGGGCGTATTCGTCGATGGGTCGCTCGTCGTGTCCCGTCGTGAAGTAGACCTTGAGCGTCTCGTCCTGGGTCAGCTTGAGGAGCGCCGAGGTGAAGTCGGGCTCGCTGACGGTCGATGCGGACTCGCGCCGTCCCCCCATCTCGAAGACGGTCTTGCTCTCGAACTGCACGTCGTAGGCTTGCGCCTTCTGGGCGTTCTGGTAGGGGTCGAGGAACTCGAAGGTGAGCTTCCCGCCGCTGGTACGCGCGTAGAGCTTGAGGAGCTGTTCGGCGAGCTGGCGGTCGCGATAGCGGAAGTCCGATGCGTCGGTCGTGAAGAACCCGATGACGTGGACGGGTTCCTTGAGCGAACGGACGATCTGGACGGACTGATCTGCGAGGGTGAAGTACTTCTCCGCCGTGAAGTCGATCTGCCGGTCGAACCGGCGCGCGACGAGCAGGTTCGCCATCACGGCGACGGCGAGAACCACGAGGACGCTTACGGCGACGACCGCGCCGTAGACCGTCTGTCGCACCGTCAGGAGGCGGCGGGTGTCGGATCGGAAGGCAACCGCGACCCCGGCGATCAGGGCGATCCCCGCCCCGAGGCTCAGCCACATCGTCAGCGTCGCCCTGCCGGACGCCAGCCGCGCGATGGCTCCGATCAGCAGGAGAGCCACCCCTGCGACGATCAAGCCGAGGGGCAGCGCATGCGTCCGTTCGATGCGAGCGCGCCGCATCGCCTACCTCCACCTTGCCGAGACGACCGACACGACCGTCAGGTACAGACAGACCGCCGTGAACGACAGATAGAAGATCACGTCCTTGACGGCGATGACGCCCCGCGTGAACTCGTCGAGATGCTGCTGGAGAGAGAGATAGACCAGCCCGGGGCGGATCGCCTTGTAGCCCTCGAAGGCTCCGAGCGACTCCGGCAGAAAGCTGATGACCCACAGGACGAGCGACAGCCCGAAC
It encodes the following:
- a CDS encoding DUF4340 domain-containing protein, with amino-acid sequence MNVRRTLLIAGALLVVLLGLVIAFLRTPPSDDGKDPSSPELSALLEIAAADVTGLGLRWSDAHQGSVGAERKDDEWVLTAPRSGRADTDRIDALLRILERTVRKEVQGSDAEYGLDHPQATLTLKTAAKSATLLFGNTGVNYSAYVKVQGADRVLVVESSALNLLPKSADDLRDRLVARFRPEDVSRVRVTRGTKTMAAERNEDAWRLTEPSPAPANEKRVDAALETLAAIGVSVFLADDVTDLSPFGLDPAPLVIEVELKSGKAVGLRVNDVLTQEGRIVLSVEGRGSVYTASPDFLESVPKSAFDWRDRRLTDIQRTEATRIDVENTTGKYSFTAQRDDVTTTWKMTAPGAAAIDSEHIDALLFGLDSAEVGAILDESGSRAAMFGLAKPRATVRIAVGEEVTTIRFGKRSDGGVAVQSSRSPVIGVLPMDQAEPWLGDVSKP